In one Silene latifolia isolate original U9 population chromosome 10, ASM4854445v1, whole genome shotgun sequence genomic region, the following are encoded:
- the LOC141606605 gene encoding uncharacterized protein LOC141606605 yields MDYGLIFNGETCTIDVPGEYIPIVDWLNGIGTPVDNINGEDVPRRIVPATIEHQGDFPVCWGYASGRLSETAHINAGQLYEPASIQDLLDHGYLPRESMTGHAPTALEYTKVTGVCLEGEYRAYTGKPPGVTDPIPPHNPEAVRRRIHDWYPVENEEKDMLAALQKDVLLVSVSTFESFVTLKGKELLDMAAAEYKHLADNKKKRKRDRVEPISHSMLLIGAGVFVPSTPGLEHLRINYWVVKNQWGRFWADEGIGYLIRNSSLKDFHSLSRPTTRGFKQLLKTNYFPYFAYVRGQEREDPVYNSIVIREGISEKKLVKWVTGKQFREYLLIYFFYHPDLCAQIAGFNAVELITALGKTYGHDSPRVKVVLIDLTVHPTVVARFKLGAQPRALVAYLPREFYRAVSHSKRYQGEYNFGEILLWIGDTLSAREPPI; encoded by the exons ATGGACTACGGACTCATATTCAACGGAGAAACATGTACCATTGATGTCCCT GGAGAGTATATTCCTATCGTAGATTGGCTGAACGGTATTGGTACCCCCGTTGATAACATCAACGGGGAAGATGTTCCTCGTCGAATCGTACCAGCTACAATCGAACACCAAGGCGATTTTC CCGTTTGTTGGGGCTATGCATCCGGCAGATTATCCGAAACTGCACATATTAATGCTGGTCAACTGTATGAACCTGCGTCTATTCAAGATTTGCTCGATCACGGTTATCTTCCACGTGAATCAATGACCGGGCATGCTCCGACAGCACTGGAATATACTAAAGTTACTGGGGTGTGCTTGGAGGGTGAATATCGTGCGTACACAGGAAAGCCACCTGGCGTAACAGATCCCATTCCTCCACATAATCCTGAGgca GTGAGAAGGCGTATCCATGATTGGTATCCTGTCGAAAATGAGGAGAAAGACATGCTTGCTGCTCTCCAGAAAGACGTTCTTCTTGTTTCTGTCTCTACGTTTGAAAGCTTTGTTACTCTCAAAGGC AAGGAACTCCTGGATATGGCAGCTGCAGAGTACAAGCACCTGGCAGATAacaagaaaaagagaaagagagatagGGTCGAACCGATATCCCATTCTATGTTATTGATTGGGGCAGGGGTGTTTGTTCCAAGTACCCCTGGTCTGGAACATCTACGCATAAACTACTGGGTTGTTAAAAACCAGTGGGGTCGTTTCTGGGCTGACGAAGGGATAGGTTATTTGATTCGAAATTCTAGTCTGAAGGATTTTCATTCATTGTCTCGCCCTACAACTAGAGGTTTTAAACAGTTACTTAAGACCAACTACTTTCCATATTTCGCATATGTGAGAGGACAG GAACGTGAGGATCCTGTTTACAATTCTATTGTCATCCGGGAAGGAATTTCTGAGAAAAAGTTGGTGAAGTGGGTTACTGGCAAACAATTTCGGGAATATCTTCTCATCTATTTCTTCTACCACCCTGA CCTATGTGCACAAATTGCTGGTTTCAATGCTGTTGAG CTTATCACTGCTTTGGGAAAGACATATGGTCATGATTCTCCCCGTGTAAAAGTGGTACTAATTGATTTAACTGTACATCCTACTGTGGTTGCAAG GTTTAAGCTTGGTGCACAGCCAAGGGCCCTCGTTGCATACTTACCCCGTGAATTTTACCGCGCCGTTTCACATTCTAAAAGATATCAAGGGGAATACAATTTTGGTGAGATTTTACTGTGGATTGGTGATACTTTATCCGCCAGAGAACCGCCTATCTAA